The Salvelinus fontinalis isolate EN_2023a chromosome 24, ASM2944872v1, whole genome shotgun sequence genome has a segment encoding these proteins:
- the LOC129822058 gene encoding tyrosine-protein kinase BAZ1B-like, with product MAPLLGRKPYPLIKPLAEPPGPEEEVYIIEHTKEAFRNKEEYEARLQRYAERIWTCKSTGSNQLTHKEAWEEEQEVTELLQEEYPLWFEKPVLEMVHHNTVSLDKLVDQAWVEILTKYAVDEECDFLVGKEKSLRVKVVKIHPLEGNAEGETSEKKLEGACDSPSSDKENASQENQKKEQQLTREEIPRETRESRRESLSDRARRSPRKTPTAMKEEKKRWVMPKFLPHKYDVKLISEDKVISDVPVDSLFRTERPPTKEIMRYFIRHYALRLGMGETAPWVVEDELVKKFNLPSKFSDFLLDPHKFFAENPVSTKRRSLSSTEGKPSKKLKTSNTPGGVNSGNEKTDSLGMPLSPTIWGHMQMTMNGSPLKVKNSGTPKKRDGGASVLSSPKSSKKPRDKKSAAGKKTPGKSGQKISSKKDEKGGGAKKPKMKQMTLLDLAKNPLSAGSPKKRARSTGPGTPKLGKPLHPMALHLLRYYKEHKGKEDKRNAMSCLISKAAKALSSEDRGRLPEELQDLVLKRWELLEQKKKWAAMSEEEKQDVMRKRREEIREKLREKTKERREKELQVRREQQRRYEDLEIEGGKALPVFKLVDMPEGLPNSLFGDVAMVADFLNCYAGLLMPDDQYPVTAVALMEALAGEEAGFLYLNRVLVVLLQTLLQDELAEGYSELDMPLSEIPLTLHSVSELVRLCLRPCDAHGDDSGQGSGGDDWGPLGGFDQVVSGEFLEQLEAVEVFELTSTEKASLLVALCHRILMTYSVEDHVDSMQQRSAELWKERLASLKEVNDRKRAEKQRRKEQAEVKGEEAASSDTPSATAGDTPSATAKVEKKKEGSAKKEVKKVKVEPVATEPVATESEDMISTVKSRRLMSIQAKKEKEEQDKQNKERMEKEAEEERVRKQKAAAERAFQDGIAKAKRVLRRIPLGTDRNHNRYWLFSDVVPGLYIEKGWVHESIDYSYTLTLEEATAEPEDEEATKEETNDVEECGSLDGALSEGAHQGAPAAVCIETTTPNQGQNLWFVCDAPRDLDDLVESLHAQGVRESELKTKLQVRYQDILHSINLTRKGNPGLRSCDGHQELLKYMRSDVIEVASRLQKGGLGYMDDSMDEFEKKVRDLENLKDFGECVITLQACVIKKFLQGFMAPKQKKKKKQEGEESRKTEEVDEEKKLAEEARVATAVEKWKTAIREAQTFSRMHVLLGMLDACIKWDMSAENARCKVCRRKGEDDKLILCDECNKAFHLFCLRPALYRIPQGEWLCPACQPAVQRRCSRGRNYNEDTEEEEGEEEEEESKSEDSDEDDEEDADYKAVGHSLRSRKKTKYSKASKASSKGGSKKHSPPSKPRKQRAAQSSPADLDELVHQSSKTGVRRQTLELDRCEEILQKLVKFRYSWPFREPVSVEEAEDYFDIISSPMDFQTMQAKFSEGQYRHAQDFLEDVKLVFSNAEEYNQPGSSVLSCMAKTEQSFTELLHKLLPGLSYLRRRQRKRVSRTPQVSEDEEEETPKVRKMPNGKGKVGRPRKAVVEQRRREEEESEEERSAKRKSKRATASSCRRDYREQESDGEECDNRRTLQRGADCRDSDENRGGHRHSKRQKRS from the exons ATGGCACCACTGCTGGGCCGGAAACCCTACCCGCTGATTAAGCCGCTAGCCGAGCCGCCAGGCCCAGAGGAGGAGGTCTATATCATCGAACACACCAAGGAGGCCTTCAGGAACAAAGA AGAATATGAGGCGCGCCTGCAGAGGTACGCCGAACGCATCTGGACATGCAAGAGTACCGGCAGCAACCAGCTCACACACAAGGAGGCCTGGGAGGAGGAGCAAGAAGTCACTGAACT GCTTCAGGAGGAATACCCACTATGGTTTGAGAAGCCCGTCCTGGAGATGGTTCATCACAACACGGTCTCCCTGGACAAGCTGGTGGACCAGGCCTGGGTGGAGATCCTCACCAAGTACGCCGTAGACGAAGAGTGTGACTTTCTG GTGGGGAAGGAAAAGAGTTTGCGGGTTAAGGTCGTGAAGATACATCCCCTTGAAGGGAACGCTGAGGGGGAGACGTCGGAGAAGAAGCTAGAGGGAGCCTGCGACTCTCCTTCCAGCGACAAGGAGAATGCCAGCCAGGAGAACCAGAAGAAGGAACAACAGCTGACCAGAGAGGAGATCCCCAGGGAGACCAGGGAAAGCAGGAGAGAGAGCCTCA GTGATCGAGCACGGCGCTCCCCCAGGAAAACTCCCACCGCtatgaaggaggagaagaagagatgggTGATGCCAAAGTTCCTGCCACACAAGTACGACGTGAAGCTGATCAGCGAGGACAAG GTCATCAGTGATGTCCCAGTGGACAGCCTCTTCCGGACTGAGCGCCCTCCAACCAAGGAGATCATGCGTTACTTCATCCGCCACTATGCCCTCCGGCTTGGGATGGGAGAGACGGCCCCCTGGGTGGTGGAGGATGAACTGGTGAAGAAGTTCAACCTGCCCAGCAAATTCAGCGACTTCCTCCTGGATCCACACAAG TTTTTCGCAGAGAATCCAGTCTCAACCAAGCGCAGGAGCCTGAGCTCAACGGAGGGCAAACCCAGTAAGAAGCTGAAGACCTCGAACACCCCGGGAGGAGTGAATTCAGGGAACGAGAAAACTGATTCTCTTGGCATGCCCCTGAGCCCCACAATCTGGGGCCACATGCAG ATGACAATGAATGGCTCGCCTCTGAAGGTAAAGAATTCTGGAACCCCCAAGAAAAGAGATGGTGGggcctctgtcctctcctctccaaaaTCCAGCAAAAAACCCAGAGATAAGAAATCTGCTGCTGGCAAAAAGACCCCCGGCAAGAGCGGTCAGAAGATATCCTCCAAAAAGGATGAAAAAGGTGGAGGCGCCAAGAAGCCCAAGATGAAGCAGATGACCCTGTTGGACTTGGCCAAGAACCCTCTCTCCGCTGGAAGCCCCAAGAAGAGAGCCCGGAGCACTGGTCCAGGGACCCCCAAACTGGGCAAGCCCCTGCACCCTATGGCCCTGCACCTGCTGCGCTACTACAAGGAGCACAAGGGCAAGGAGGACAAGAGGAATGCCATGTCCTGTCTCATATCCAAGGCAGCCAAGGCCCTCTCGTCTGAGGACCGGGGCCGGCTGCCAGAGGAGCTCCAAGACCTGGTCCTGAAGCGCTGGGAGCTGCTGGAGCAGAAGAAGAAATGGGCGGCCATGAGTGAGGAGGAGAAGCAGGACGTGATGAGGAAGAGGCGTGAGGAGATCAGGGAGAAACTCCGGGAGAAGACCAAGGAGCGGCGGGAGAAGGAGCTGCAGGTGCGTCGTGAGCAGCAGCGCCGCTATGAGGACCTGGAGATTGAGGGCGGCAAGGCACTTCCTGTCTTCAAGCTGGTTGACATGCCAGAGGGCCTGCCCAACTCCCTGTTCGGAGACGTGGCCATGGTAGCGGACTTCCTCAACTGCTACGCGGGCCTGCTGATGCCCGATGACCAGTACCCGGTGACGGCAGTGGCCCTGATGGAGGCTCTGGCTGGGGAGGAAGCAGGTTTCCTATACCTGAACCGTGTGCTGGTGGTGCTGCTGCAGACCCTGCTGCAGGATGAGCTAGCTGAGGGCTACAGCGAGCTCGACATGCCCCTGTCGGAGATCCCCCTCACTCTCCACTCTGTCTCGGAGCTTGTGCGCCTGTGCCTGCGACCGTGTGACGCCCACGGTGATGACTCTGGCCAGGGCTCTGGGGGGGATGACTGGGGGCCCCTAGGGGGATTCGACCAGGTGGTAAGCGGCGAGTTCCTCGAGCAGCTGGAGGCGGTGGAGGTGTTTGAGCTGACGTCGACGGAGAAGGCCAGCCTGCTGGTAGCACTGTGTCACCGCATCCTAATGACCTACTCGGTGGAGGACCACGTGGACTCCATGCAGCAGCGCTCGGCCGAGCTGTGGAAGGAGAGGTTGGCCTCACTCAAGGAGGTCAACGACCGCAAGCGGGCTGAGAAGCAGCGGCGTAAGGAACAAGCCGAGGTCAAAGGCGAGGAGGCTGCAAGTAGCGACACCCCATCAGCCACCGCCGGCGACACGCCATCAGCCACCGCCAAGgtggagaaaaagaaagagggtAGCGCTAAGAAAGAGGTGAAGAAGGTGAAAGTAGAGCCGGTGGCCACGGAGCCGGTGGCCACGGAGTCGGAAGACATGATCAGTACGGTGAAGAGTAGGAGACTGATGTCCATCCAGGCCAAGAAGGAAAAGGAGGAGCAGGACAAACAGAACAAGG AGCGCATGGAGAAGGAGGCGGAGGAGGAACGTGTCCGCAAGCAGAAGGCTGCAGCAGAGAGGGCCTTCCAAGACGGCATCGCCAAAGCCAAACGGGTGCTGAGGAGAATCCCACTGGGAACTGATCGAAACCATAACAG gtactGGCTGTTTTCTGATGTGGTGCCTGGCCTGTACATAGAGAAGGGCTGGGTGCACGAGAGCATTGACTATAGCTACACCCTCACCCTGGAAGAGGCTACAGCCGAGCCTGAAGACGAGGAGGCCACCAAAGAGGAGACTAACG ATGTTGAGGAATGTGGCAGTCTAGATGGTGCTCTGAGCGAGGGAGCCCACCAGGGGGCGCCAGCCGCCGTCTGCATAGAGACCACCACTCCCAACCAGGGACAGAACCTCTG GTTTGTGTGTGATGCTCCACGGGACCTCGATGACCTGGTGGAGAGCCTCCATGCACAGGGTGTGAGAGAAAGCGAGCTGAAGACCAAGCTGCAAGTCAG GTACCAGGACATCCTCCACTCTATCAACCTAACCCGCAAGGGGAACCCGGGGCTGAGGAGCTGCGACGGCCACCAGGAGCTGCTCAAATACATGCGCAGCGACGTCATCGAGGTGGCCTCGCGCCTCCAGAAGGGAGGCCTGGGCTACATGGACGACAGCATGGATGAGTTCGAGAAGAAG gtgcgtGACCTGGAGAACTTGAAGGACTTTGGGGAGTGTGTCATCACTCTCCAGGCTTGTGTCATCAAGAAGTTCCTGCAGGGCTTCATGGCCCccaagcagaagaagaagaagaagcaggaaggggaggagagcaggAAGACTGAGGAGGTGGATGAGGAGAAGAAGCTGGCAGAGGAGGCCAGG GTGGCGACGGCAGTAGAAAAGTGGAAGACGGCGATCCGCGAGGCTCAGACCTTTTCCCGAATGCACGTGCTGCTGGGCATGCTGGACGCCTGCATCAAGTGGGACATGTCGGCGGAGAACGCACGCTGCAAGGTGTGCCGCAGGAAAG GTGAGGATGACAAGCTCATCCTGTGTGACGAGTGCAACAAGGCCTTCCACCTGTTCTGTCTGCGCCCCGCCCTCTACCGCATCCCCCAGGGGGAGTGGCTGTGCCCCGCCTGCCAGCCTGCCGTACAAAGACGCTGCTCCCGTGGAAG AAACTACAACGAGGacactgaggaagaggagggtgaagaggaagaagaggagtctAAATCGGAGGACTCTGATGAAGATGACGAGGAGGATGCTGATTACAAGGCCGTGGGCCACAGCT TGAGATCAAGGAAGAAGACCAAGTACTCTAAAGCATCGAAGGCATCCAGTAAGGGTGGATCTAAGAAGCACTCTCCCCCCAGTAAACCCAGGAAACAGAGGGCTGCCCAAAGCAGCCCTGCAGACCTCGATGAGCTG GTGCATCAGAGCTCAAAGACTGGTGTGCGTCGGCAGACCCTGGAGCTGGATAGGTGCGAGGAGATCCTGCAGAAACTGGTCAAATTCCGTTACAGCTGGCCGTTCAG AGAGCCGGTGTCAGTAGAGGAGGCGGAGGACTACTTTGACATCATCTCCAGCCCCATGGACTTCCAGACTATGCAGGCCAAGTTCAGCGAGGGCCAGTATCGGCACGCCCAGGACTTTCTGGAGGACGTCAAGCTGGTGTTCTCCAACGCCGAGGAGTACAACCAGCCGGGCAGCTCGGTGCTCTCCTGCATGGCCAAGACGGAGCAGAGCTTCACCGAGCTGCTCCACAAGCTGCTGCCCGGCCTCAGCTACCTGCGCCGCCGCCAGCGCAAGAGAGTCAGTCGGACCCCACAGGTCtcagaggatgaggaagaggagacgCCGAAGGTTCGGAAGATGCCGAATGGGAAAGGCAAGGTGGGTCGGCCCAGGAAAGCAGTGGTGGagcaaaggaggagagaggaggaggagagcgaggaaGAGCGAAGCGCGAAGAGGAAGAGCAAGCGGGCAACAGCCTCTTCCTGCCGGAGGGACTACCGGGAGCAGGAGAGCGATGGCGAGGAGTGCGACAACCGGAGAACTCTGCAGCGGGGGGCTGATTGCAGGGATAGTGACGAGAACAGGGGCGGCCACCGACATTCCAAGCGGCAAAAACGCTCATAA